A window of Plasmodium relictum strain SGS1 genome assembly, organelle: plastid:apicoplast genomic DNA:
TTTTTAGTTTAACGGTAAAAACATACTCTTGATAAGGGTAAAATTTTAGTTCAATTCTAAAATGACCTAAAATATAAAGAAAGGCGAACCCTGTGTATAATTTCATACACAGGGTTCGCCTTTCTTTATATTTTAGGTCATTTTAGAATTGAACTAAAATTTTACCCTTATCAAGAGTATGTTTTTACCGTTAAACTAAAAACCTTTATAAAAATAATATTTAACTAAATTCACACTAATGTGTATTAGTATTATTTTCGTCTATAAAATTTATATATTTAAAATAAATATTTATTATTATAATTTATTATATATATAAATATTATTTTAATATTTTTATATAAATAAATCAACCTTTTTATATAATAATCCAACCGCACCTTCCAGTACGGTTACCTTGTTACGACTTCATCAAAATTGTATTATTATATATAATTATTTTACAATAATTTTTATATAATTTAATACTTTTTAGATGTGACGGGCGGTGTGTACAAAGCTTAAGAACTTATTCACCGCTATAATTCTAATTAGCGATTACTAGTGATTCCATCTTCATATAAATGAGTTTCAATTTATAATCTGAACTATAAATATATTTTAAATATTATATTTAAATATAATAAATATATTGTTATATTCTATGTAACACGTGAACAGCCCAAAATATAAGGAGCATAATGACTTGACGTAATCTTTATTATATATAATAAATAATATATCATAAAAAATTTTTTTTATAAAAGGTTACGTTCGTTATAATACTAAAATTAACACTTCACAGCACGAACTGACGACAGCCATGCACTACCTATATATTTTAATAATATATTAATTTCTTAATAATAAAATATTGTTAAATTTTGGTAAGGTTTATCGTGTTGCATCGAATTAAGTCACATGTTCCACCACTTGTATAAGCTCCCGTCAATTCCTTTGAATTTCATTCTTGCGAATATACTACTCAGGCGGAATATTTATAACGTTAGTTATTATATTTATTAATTATAAATATAAAATATTCATAGTTTACAGCTAAGACTACTAGGGTATCTAATCCTATTTGCTACCTTAGCTTTCGTTTATAAGTGTCAGTAATTATATAGTATTATGCTTTCGCCTTTGATATTCTTTTTTGTATCATTGTATTTCACTACTTCTCAAAAAATTCTAAATACTTTAATAATACTCTATTATATTATTATTTATTTATTATTTAAATTTTAATTAAATATTTTTAAATAAAATTAATATAAAACCTAAAAACGCTTTACGCCTAATAAATTGAATAACGCTTGTATTTTCTGTATTACCGCTGCTGCTGGCACAGAAATTAGCAAATACTAATTTTTATTTTTATCAATATTTAAAAATAAAACATAAAGTTTACAATATTTAATTAATACTGTCTTCCTTTAAGAAATATTACTTTATCAAGCTTACGCTTATTGTAAAATATTCCCCACTGCTGATTTTAAAAAAAAATTTAGGCTTTATTTCAATCCTAATGTGATTGTACATTCGTTTAAAATCAATTTTTGATCATAACCTTGGTAATCTTTTAAATTACCAACTAGTTAATCAAATATAAATTTTATTTTAAATAATAATAATTTTTTATATAGTACAATTATAAATTGCGCATATAGATTATTATTAAATATTATAATCTATTTAAAATTAAAAATTTATATATACTCACCTATACACTATGATATTATCATTAATTCGCATGTGTAATGTATATTTCTAGCGTTCATTCTGAGCTAGGATCAAACTCGCAATATAATGAATTATAATATATAATTATATTAACATTTATAGATAAAATAATGGAAATAAGTAGAATTGAACTACTATTTTTATTATGCAAAAATAAGATTTTACCATTAAACTATATTCCCTATATATTATATATATAATAATATATATATTATATTCTTAATAGCTTAGTGGTTAAAGCATTCGGCTGTTAACCGAAAGATACTAGTTCAATTCTAGTTTAGGAAGTATATTTTATTTATATGAATAAAGAGATTTGAACTCTTATTTATTATTTATCTAAATTCTAAATTTAGTGCGTTTACCTATTTCGCCATATTCATTTTTTATAAATCTAGTAAGATTTGAACTTACAAAAAAAACTTAGAAGGTTTTTATTTTATCCATTAAATTATAGATTTAGTAAGTAATATTGGATTTGAACCAATGATCTTCTGTATGTAAAGCAGAAACTTTACCTCTAAGTTAATTACTTATTTTAATTTATTATTATAATAAACTTGTAATTTAATGGATAAAATATATAATTACGAATTATAAAATAAAAGTTCAATTCTTTTCAAGTTTATTATTAATTAGCGAAATAGAGCATAAGGAAAGTTCGTCGGATTCATGCTCCGAAGGTAATCGGTTCAATTCCGTTTTTCGCTTATTTTTTACATAAATTAATTTATAATTTTTATATAAAATATATAATTAAATATATATAATAAATTTAAAAGGATGTCTATTACTTTTTATTATTGAAGAAAGACGTTATATATATTAACGAAATTTTTATAATTAATAATAAATATATATATATAAATTTATTATTAATATAAATTATAAAAGTATCTGAATAAAATATTTTTATATAAATATTTTTTAAAAAACTTAAGGAATTGAATCATCTAAGTACTTAAAGGAATATAAAGTAATAACGATTTTCATAGTAGTGGTGAACGAATTGAAATAATTTAAACATTATATATGTAAAATTTAAATAAAGTAACATAAAAATATATTTTGTGTGAATATTATTAATATAATAAGGATCACCTTATAAATTTTAATATAATAAAAGTTGATAGAGAATAGTACCGTGAGGGAAAGATGAAAAGAATTTTGAAAAAATAGTGAAAAAGATCCTGAATTTTAAATTTAATAAATTATAATAAAATTAATTATAATTTTATTATATTCTTGTTGAAGAAAGAATTAGCAAGTTATAATAAATAGTATATTTATTAGGTTAAATTTTTATATGAAGCCAAAGTGTAATCGAGTTTATGTATAAAAATAAGCATAAATATTATATTATTTATTATAGACCCGAAATCAAATGATCTAATTATATTTAAAATAAAATTTAAATAATATTAAATTATAGTTTGAATTGATTACTGTTGCAAAAGTATCAAATGAAATATAATTAGTGGTGAAATGCCAATCGAATTTGAAGATAGCTGGTTCTCTTTGAAATATATGTAAGTATAGTATTTGTATATAAATAAATGTAAAACTCTTTTATAATTAAATTATTTATAATAAATAATATTAATAATAATAATTTAATAATTTTATTTAATAAAATATACATGTTATTAGAAAATAAGGGATAAGCTTTATTTTCAAAAGGGAAACAGCCCTAATTATAAATTAAGATTTTTAAATATTAGTTAAGTTTTAAAAAGAATATAAAATTATTTTAATAATTAAAAAGTAAATTTAGAAGCAGTTATCTTTTAAAGAGTGCGTAAAAGCTCATTAATTTAGTAATTTTAGTTCAAAAATAATCGAAAATAAATTAATTATCGATATTATAAAATTTAATATTAAATTATTAAATTGGTAAAAGAGCGTTTTGAAAATATATATTTATATGTAAATTAAAATATATAAATCAAAAGTGATAATGCTAATTTGAGTAATGTAAATATTGGTAAAAATCCAATACTTCTATAATTTAAGGGTTCCTATTTAAAATTGTTTTTAATAGGGTTAGTCGAATCTTAAAATGAGATGAAATGTGTAATTGATAGGTAATAAGTTAATATTCTTATACTATATAATAAATAGGTATATTAAGACTAATAAAATATTTTTTATAAAAAATTATTATTTTATTATACAAAAATTATATATATATTTTTTATTATATATTCGTACCGTAAACTGACACTAGTAAATAAATATAAATTATTAAGAAGTTGAGAAAATTTTTTTTAAGGAACTCGGCAAATTGATCTTGTAACTTAGGGATAAAAGATACTTTTTTAGTTGAAAATAATTGATTTAAGCGACTGTTTAACAAAAACACAAATCTTTGCTAAATTGAAAAATGATGTATAAAGATTGACATCTGCCCAGTGCTATATTGTTAAAATATATATGTAATAAAATTATAATATATATATAGGCTATAGTAAACGGCGGCTGTATCTATAACGGTCCAAAGGTAGCGAAATTCCTTGTCGGGTAAGTTCCGACCTGCATGAGAGATGTAACGACTTAAATGCTGTCTTAAAAAAAATCTCAATGAAATAAAAATATCTGTGAAGATGCAGATTTCTTATATTAGGACAGAAAGACCCTATGAAGCTTTACTATTAATAAATATTGAAAATATATATATAAAACATAGTATAAATGGGAAATTTAAATATTATTTTTTCGGGAATAATGTAATTATTAATGAAATACCATTTTTTATGTATATAAATTCTTATAAAAGTTTTATAACAAATTTTTAAACAATATTTATAAGATAGTTTGACTGGGGCGGTCTCCTCCTATATATAAACGGAGGTGTACAATGTTATATTTTATTGTATAAAGATATATATAATTAACTGTTAGATATACAAATCAAACAGAGATTAATGTCGGTCTTAATGATCCGATAATTTTTAGTGATAAAATTATCGCTTAACGGATAAAAGTTACTCTAGGGATAACAGGCTAATCTTTTCCGAGAGTCCATATTGACGAAAAGGTTTGGCACCTCGATGTCGGCTTATCGCATCCTAAAGCAGTAGCATGTTTTAAGGGTAAGTCTGTTCGCCTATTAAAGCGATACGTGAGCTGGGTTCAGAACGTCGTGAGACAGTTCGGTCCATATCTAATATAAGTGTTAGAATATTGAAATTATTTTTTTTAGTACGAGAGGATCAAAAAAATTATACCAATGATATATCAATTATTAATTATTATTGTAATGTTGAGTAGTTAAGTATAAAATTTTAATTGTTGAAATAATATAAATAAAAAAATTTAATTAAAAATAATATTCTAATCATATAAATGAATAAAACAATAATTAGAAAAATTATTTTATAGGATTAATATGTATTTATAGTAATATATTTAGTATATAATTCCTAATAAGTTGAATATTTAATTATATAAAATATTTTTTTGTTAAAGTAGCTTAATAGGTAAAGCAACTGATTTGTAATCAGTGGATTATGAGTTCAAATCTCATCATTAGCTTCTATAATTTATGAATTTTAAATTAATATGATAAAATTTTTAATTCCAAAAAAAAAAATTTTAAAAAAATTAAATATACCTTTTTTATTATATTTTTCAAGTAAATATAATTATAAAATATTAACTAATAAAATATATAAATCTTATTATGATTTAAATTTAAAATTTATTAGATATATATGTTATAATTATTGTATTACATATAAAAAATATTTATATTATATAAATAAAATAAAAAAAATTAATAAAGATATTATATATTTTAATTTATTAAATATATTAGAATCTAGATTAGATATATTTTTAGTAAATATAGGATGTTTTAAAACTATATTACAATCAAGATATTTTATAAAATATAAATATATTTATTTAAATAATATAAATATAAAATATTATAATATTAATATTAAACCTAAAGATATAATTTTTTTTAAAAATAAAATTAAATATATAATATTATGTAATTTAATATATAGATATAATATATATATTTATATATTAAATTTATATAAATATAATTTTATAAAAATTTATAGTTATAATGAATTTTTTATTATATGTATATATAATTTAAAAATTAAAATATTACATAATATATCATTAAATAATATATTATATAAATATAATAATATATTTTATATATAAATATATGATAAATATAACCTAATGGTTAAGGTAAAGAATTGTGATTTCTTTAATATGAGTTCAAATCTCATTATTTATCTTGTAATATAAATAATGATATGACTTAATAGGATAAAGTAAATAATTGCAAATTATTATATTTCAGTTCAAATCTGAATATCATTTTTAGAGATATGGTGAAATATGGTATACACGATGGACTTTATATTAAAATTTATATTATGAGTTAATTAATTTTAATAATTATAATTAATATTATTATATAAGAAAAAATATTAAAAAAATAAATAATATAAATTCTGTAATATATATAAAATATATTCAAACGACTTTATTATTAATAATTTTAAATATATAAAAAGTCTAAATTTAAATAACGAAAATCCATTAACATTTTATGTTTTAAGGGTTCAAATCCCTTTATCTCTAATAAAAATATTTATGGCTGAGTGGTCGAAAGCAATGGACTCATAATTCATTATCATATATTGATCGTCAGTAGTTCGAATCTACTTAAATATATAAGTTAATGCCTGAGTGGTTAAAAGGAATGGACTGTAAATTCATTGATTTTATATCTACATCAGTTCAAATCTGATTTAACTTATTTATGAAAGTAGAGAAATGACTGAGTGGTTTATAGTTATAAATTGCTAATTTATTATATATAAATATATTATATATCAAGGGTTCGAATCCCTTTTTCTCTAAAAAAAAAGGAGTTTGTAGTTTAATAGGTAAAAATATTATTTTGTCATAATAAAGATTACGAGTTCAATTCTCGTCAAATTCGTTTATTTTTATAGAATTACTAGCTTAATTGGTAGAGTACTCGACTTTTAATCGAATGGTTCTGAGTTCAAATCTCAGGTAATTCATAAATATTATATACTTTTATCGTTTAAAGGTAAGACATCTTTTTTTCAAGAAGAAAATAGGAATTCGATTTTCCTTAAAAGTATTTTATTATATATTCAGAATATAGTGTAATGGTAACATATCTATTTTGGAAATAGAAGAATATAGGTTCAAATCCTTTTTTTCTGAAAAAATAATATTTTTTAAAAAAAAATGAATATAATAATAGTATTAAATATTATTAATAATATATTTAATAATAAAAAATATAAATATAATTTTTTTATTAAATTATATTTAAATAATTATATTAAAATATATAAATTATTAGTATATATAATAAGATATTATTTTTTATATAATAAAAATATTAATACACATATTAAAAATAAAAGTTTAATAAATTTTAGTAATAAAAAAATTAGAATTCAAAAAGGATTAGGTAAAGCTAGATTAAAAAATTTTAAATCACCTATATGTAGACAGGGATCTTGTAGTTTTGGTCCAATATATAATGATAATAATTTAAAAAGAAATAAATTAGAATATAAGTTAGTTTTTATATATTTATTATTAAATAAGCGTAGTAATATAATAATAATTAAATTTGAATATCTTATTAATATTTTTGATATATTATTAAATAATAATATAAATTTAATAATTGATAATATATTATATTTTAAAGGAATATTAAAAAATTATTATATATTAAATTATAAAAATATTAATTTTAATAATAGAAATATAATTTTAAAATTTATTAATTATGAATATATAATATTTTTAATATGAAAGAAATTTTATTTAATTTATATAATAATAAAATATATTATAATATAAATTTTTTTAATAAATTTTGTATTATTTATATAAAAAAAAATTATTTAACTAAATTTAATGTAAAATATTTTATTGAAAATATATTTGATAAAAATTATAAAATTAAAAAAATTAATATTATTAATAAAAAAAATTTTAAAAAATATTATATTTTTTTTAAATAGAATATACAATATTATGATATTAAAATTAAAAAAATATAATATTTATAAATATTTAAAAAATTTTGGAAAAAATAATAAAGGTTATATAACTGTATATAATAAAGGAGGTGGAAAATTAAAATATAATTATAAATTAATAGATTTTTGGTATGATAATTATAATATAAAAATAAATTATAAAATTTTTTTATTTAAAAAATTAAAAAATTATTTTAGAAATACATATATAGGATGTATTTTATATTTATCGCAAAATTTAAATAATTTACAAAAATATATTATTTTAAATTATAATTGTTTATTAAATTCTATATATTATTTAACTAATATTAATAATATAAAAAAAGGAAGTTATATACAATTAAAATATTGTAAATTAGGTATTTTTATATATAATATATCAATAAATACTAAAGGTAGTATTTTTGTAAGATCTTCAGGTACTTTTGCACAAGTATTATCTTTTTATAAAGATTTAGTATATATAAAATTACCTTCTAAAAAGTTAAAGTATATTAAAAATAAATGTTTTTGTTATATAGGAATAAATGATAATATTATATATAATAAATATATAAAAAAGAATGCTGGATATAACATTTATTATAATAAAAAACAACATGTTAGAGGTAAAGCAATGAATGTATGTGATCATCCTCATGGAGGAGGGAAAGGAAAAACAGGTATTGGACGTAAATATCCATGTTCTAGAAAAGGATTACATTCTAAAGGTTATAAAACAAAAAAAATATTTAAATAATAAAATAATGATAAAATTATATTGGTTAAAAATATCATTAAATAATAAATATATATTTAAAAATTTTTATAAATATAATAATAAAAATATTATTTTAAAAATATATAATAAAAATTTATATATATATAAAAAATTATTAAATTTTTATTTAAAAGTATATAATGGACATAAATTTATACCTATATTTATAAATAAATATAAATTATTTAAAAAAATAGGTAATTTCGTATATACTAAATATATAAAAAATAATATACAAGAATTAATTTTAAATTAAATAAATATGGGACATAAAGTACATCCTTTAATATTTAGAAGTAATATATATAAGAATTATTTAAATAATTTTTATTTAAATATATATAAAAATAAATATTATTTAATTAATATATTATTAATATATTTTTTATATTATAGTATATATAAAATATTTAATAATAAAAAAATAAATTTTTATATTAATATAAATGTATATTTTTATATTAATAAATTTATAATAATATTTTTTTTATATAATAATAATATTAATTTTAAATATATATTTATATTATTTAATTATTTTAATTATTATTATTATAAAAATTATAATTGTGTATGTTTTTTAAAAATAAAATATATTAAAAATATTTTAAATAATATTAATATAATAATGTTTTATATAAAGAAGTATTATATTAAATATAAATCTTTAAGGTTAATTTTTGATTTTTTATATAAAAATATTTTAAAAATAAATAATAATAATATAAAAGGATTAAAAATAAAATTTTCAGGTCGTTTTAAAAATAGTTTAAAAACTAAAATAGAAATTTATACATATGGTATAATATCTTTAAATAATTTATATAATAATATTAAATATATTAATGATATTATAAATACTAAACAAGGTATTTTAGGTATAAAAATATGGTTAAATAGTTAAATTATAAAAAATTTTTATTATTATGAATAATATTATATTATTAAAAAAATCTCATAGAGGTAAAATAAGAGGAATTTTTAATTTAAAATTTTTAAATTTATATTGGGGTATAATTTCTTTAAATTCTGGATTTATTACTAAAAAACAATTAGATACATCAATTTTTATTATAAATAAATTTGTAAAAAAAATTGGAACATATAATATTTGTATTAAATGTATAAAATCTTTAACTAAAAAATCTTTAAAAACTAGAATGGGATCAGGTAAGGGATCGATTGAATTATATGTAGGTATTGTTAAAAAAAATAAATTATTATTTGAAATTAGTAAAATAATGTTTAAAACAATTTATTTAATAACTAAAATGTTATCTTATAAATTGCCTTTTAAATTACAATTTATAAAAAAAATTTATTAAAAATTATGTTAAAAAAAATAGGATATGTTTTAAAGAGTATAAATATAAATATAAAAGTAATTTGTATTTCATATTATAAGTATAATAATAAATATAAAAAATTGTTTTTAAATAATATATATATTAAAGTATATGATTGTAGAAATGAGATTAAAAAAAATGATTATATATTATTTAAATATTATAAAAAAAGTAAGTTTTGTAATAATAAAGTAATAAAAATTTTATGATATATTTAAATAGTATATTAGATGTTATAGATAATAGTGGTATTTTAAAATTTAAATATATAAATGTATTAAATAAATGTATTAAACCAAGGTATGGTGATATAATTATAGGAATAGTATATAAAGTATTAAATAATAGTGTTTATAAAAAATCTGATAAGTGTAAAGGTATTTTAGTTCAACAAAAATTATTTTTAAATTTAAAAAAATATTATTCTATAAAGTTTAATAAAAATGCAGTTATAATTTTAAATAATAATTTAATTTCTGTAGGTACTAAAAGTAATAATTATATATTAAAATATATAAAGTATAAATTAAATATTGATATAAAAAAATTAAAAATAAATTTTATTTAAATTTTTATGATAATTAAATTTTTAAATCAATTTAAATATAATTTTAAGTTAAAAAAATTTTTTATGTTATATAAATATAATAAAATTTTATATTATATTATTAATTTATTATATAAATATAATTATATAATAAAATATTATATATTTAAAATTAATAATAAATATTTTATATTTATAATATTAAATAAAAATAAAAATTATATTTATTTAAAAGTATACATAAAATATAATCAATTATTTTATATGAATTATATTAAATTATTAAATTTTATAAAATTTAATAAATATTTTAAAGGTTTATTAATATTATATTCTAGTAAATATAAATTTATTACACATTTATTATCTTTAAAATATAAAATAGGGGGTATTTTAATTTTTTATATTTTTTAAAATATTAATTAATAAAAAGTATATGATATGTTAAATAAAAAATTTATTTTTTTTAATTATTTTTATAAAAATAATAATATATATTTAATATTAGATTTAAAAAATTTAATTTATATATATTTTATAATTAATAATGTAAATTATAATATTATAAAGAATATTTATATTTTAAATAATATGTATATATTTTTTTATAATAGTAAAATATTGTTTTTAGTATTAAAATTATATAAATATATATTTTTAAATAATATTCAAAATGTAATATATAAATTAATTTTAAATGTTTTAGGTATTAATTATAAATTTTATTATATATTTAAATATAATATTTTAATATTTAAATTAAAATATAATCATAAAATAATAATTAAATTTCCTAGTAATATTAATTGTAAAATAGATTTAGTTAAAAATTGTATTTATTTATATAGTAATGATTTATTTGTATTAAATTCTTTAGGTAAATTAATAAATTCATTTCAATATATTAATAAATATAAAGAGTTAGGTATTAAAATAATAAAGAATTGATTATAAATATGAATTTAAGTGTTAATAAAATAAATAATTATTATATATTATATTATATTTTAGTTTTGTTAAAAAGTTTGTTTATTTTAATTTATAAAAATAAATTAAATAAAATTTATATATATAAAATTTTTTATGTTTTAATTATATATTGTAAATTATTTTATATTATAAAGAAGTTAAATTATAATAATAATTTAAATAATATAATATTTAATATATATAATATTAATTATATATATTTTTATATTTATAAATATAAGTTTTTAAATAAAGTTATTAAAAATAATAATATATA
This region includes:
- the RPS4 gene encoding apicoplast ribosomal protein S4, putative — encoded protein: MIKFLIPKKKILKKLNIPFLLYFSSKYNYKILTNKIYKSYYDLNLKFIRYICYNYCITYKKYLYYINKIKKINKDIIYFNLLNILESRLDIFLVNIGCFKTILQSRYFIKYKYIYLNNINIKYYNINIKPKDIIFFKNKIKYIILCNLIYRYNIYIYILNLYKYNFIKIYSYNEFFIICIYNLKIKILHNISLNNILYKYNNIFYI
- the RPL4 gene encoding apicoplast ribosomal protein L4, putative codes for the protein MNIIIVLNIINNIFNNKKYKYNFFIKLYLNNYIKIYKLLVYIIRYYFLYNKNINTHIKNKSLINFSNKKIRIQKGLGKARLKNFKSPICRQGSCSFGPIYNDNNLKRNKLEYKLVFIYLLLNKRSNIIIIKFEYLINIFDILLNNNINLIIDNILYFKGILKNYYILNYKNINFNNRNIILKFINYEYIIFLI
- the RPL23 gene encoding ribosomal protein L23, putative, with amino-acid sequence MKEILFNLYNNKIYYNINFFNKFCIIYIKKNYLTKFNVKYFIENIFDKNYKIKKINIINKKNFKKYYIFFK
- the RPL2 gene encoding apicoplast ribosomal protein L2, putative; amino-acid sequence: MILKLKKYNIYKYLKNFGKNNKGYITVYNKGGGKLKYNYKLIDFWYDNYNIKINYKIFLFKKLKNYFRNTYIGCILYLSQNLNNLQKYIILNYNCLLNSIYYLTNINNIKKGSYIQLKYCKLGIFIYNISINTKGSIFVRSSGTFAQVLSFYKDLVYIKLPSKKLKYIKNKCFCYIGINDNIIYNKYIKKNAGYNIYYNKKQHVRGKAMNVCDHPHGGGKGKTGIGRKYPCSRKGLHSKGYKTKKIFK
- the RPS19 gene encoding apicoplast ribosomal protein S19, putative, with protein sequence MIKLYWLKISLNNKYIFKNFYKYNNKNIILKIYNKNLYIYKKLLNFYLKVYNGHKFIPIFINKYKLFKKIGNFVYTKYIKNNIQELILN
- the RPS3 gene encoding ribosomal protein S3, putative; amino-acid sequence: MGHKVHPLIFRSNIYKNYLNNFYLNIYKNKYYLINILLIYFLYYSIYKIFNNKKINFYININVYFYINKFIIIFFLYNNNINFKYIFILFNYFNYYYYKNYNCVCFLKIKYIKNILNNINIIMFYIKKYYIKYKSLRLIFDFLYKNILKINNNNIKGLKIKFSGRFKNSLKTKIEIYTYGIISLNNLYNNIKYINDIINTKQGILGIKIWLNS
- the RPL16 gene encoding apicoplast ribosomal protein L16, putative encodes the protein MNNIILLKKSHRGKIRGIFNLKFLNLYWGIISLNSGFITKKQLDTSIFIINKFVKKIGTYNICIKCIKSLTKKSLKTRMGSGKGSIELYVGIVKKNKLLFEISKIMFKTIYLITKMLSYKLPFKLQFIKKIY
- the RPS17 gene encoding apicoplast ribosomal protein S17, putative, whose protein sequence is MLKKIGYVLKSININIKVICISYYKYNNKYKKLFLNNIYIKVYDCRNEIKKNDYILFKYYKKSKFCNNKVIKIL
- the RPL14 gene encoding apicoplast ribosomal protein L14, putative translates to MIYLNSILDVIDNSGILKFKYINVLNKCIKPRYGDIIIGIVYKVLNNSVYKKSDKCKGILVQQKLFLNLKKYYSIKFNKNAVIILNNNLISVGTKSNNYILKYIKYKLNIDIKKLKINFI
- the RPS8 gene encoding apicoplast ribosomal protein S8, putative is translated as MIIKFLNQFKYNFKLKKFFMLYKYNKILYYIINLLYKYNYIIKYYIFKINNKYFIFIILNKNKNYIYLKVYIKYNQLFYMNYIKLLNFIKFNKYFKGLLILYSSKYKFITHLLSLKYKIGGILIFYIF
- the RPL6 gene encoding apicoplast ribosomal protein L6, putative, translated to MLNKKFIFFNYFYKNNNIYLILDLKNLIYIYFIINNVNYNIIKNIYILNNMYIFFYNSKILFLVLKLYKYIFLNNIQNVIYKLILNVLGINYKFYYIFKYNILIFKLKYNHKIIIKFPSNINCKIDLVKNCIYLYSNDLFVLNSLGKLINSFQYINKYKELGIKIIKN